A single Paenibacillus sp. FSL R5-0517 DNA region contains:
- a CDS encoding alpha/beta fold hydrolase yields MKAKTMIGGMLAVAAVTAGGLWKAAVKSQTPKKIPITLTPPMPFEDVTFDSGGGRVHGWFIPARADIPKPWPLVIIAHGWGSNRSRVLRYARPIWEAGYALFMYDVRSHGASDPVRAASAYLFRDDLLAALQYTSARPEIDSSAIGVLGHSLGGLGTILAVTEGIPVSAVITDSMPSQFEVIVSSELRRRRLPLFPLAQLIPRIWFWRLGESLKSYRQRDPVMMLNERRRGMQLPLLMVHSKGDNFIPPSELEYFMSKADPPVEHLWVNSGGHSCSEEDPAFWDTVIPFLKTHVHGQAKLNDSSIASS; encoded by the coding sequence GTGAAAGCTAAAACAATGATTGGCGGCATGCTGGCCGTTGCTGCAGTAACGGCAGGTGGATTATGGAAGGCGGCGGTAAAGAGCCAGACACCCAAGAAGATTCCGATCACACTGACACCTCCAATGCCATTTGAGGATGTGACCTTTGACAGTGGGGGAGGTCGGGTGCATGGGTGGTTCATCCCGGCCAGAGCTGATATTCCGAAACCATGGCCGCTCGTGATTATTGCACATGGCTGGGGCTCCAATCGCTCTCGTGTTCTACGTTATGCGAGGCCGATCTGGGAAGCAGGATATGCCCTGTTTATGTATGATGTCCGCAGTCATGGGGCCAGTGATCCAGTTCGTGCTGCATCTGCCTATCTGTTCCGGGATGATCTGCTGGCGGCATTGCAGTATACGTCTGCACGGCCAGAGATTGATTCATCTGCTATCGGAGTGCTTGGACATTCACTGGGTGGACTGGGTACGATTCTTGCAGTGACTGAAGGCATTCCGGTATCAGCAGTAATTACGGATTCCATGCCATCGCAATTTGAGGTTATTGTCAGTTCGGAGCTGAGACGCCGACGTCTGCCTCTGTTTCCCCTGGCCCAGTTAATTCCGAGAATCTGGTTCTGGCGACTGGGTGAATCTCTGAAATCCTATCGTCAGCGCGATCCGGTGATGATGCTGAATGAACGGCGCAGGGGGATGCAACTCCCGTTGCTCATGGTGCACTCCAAGGGAGATAATTTTATTCCTCCGAGTGAGCTTGAATATTTTATGTCCAAAGCCGATCCGCCTGTGGAACATCTATGGGTTAATAGCGGAGGTCACAGTTGTTCCGAGGAAGATCCTGCCTTCTGGGATACCGTTATTCCATTTCTGAAAACCCATGTTCATGGTCAGGCGAAGTTGAATGATTCGTCTATAGCGAGTAGTTAA
- a CDS encoding bifunctional 4-hydroxy-2-oxoglutarate aldolase/2-dehydro-3-deoxy-phosphogluconate aldolase — protein MNLTEVLLESRLVAIVRGISREAAVTAGQGMTSGGIRLMEVTLNTPGAHDIIADWRERHEGKAYVGAGTVLNVQMAKEAVAAGAQFLVSPNVDLSVIEYAVEHGVEIWPGAMTPTEIVAAHEAGARVVKLFPMASLGIPYLREIKAPLNHIPLLATGGATLENIADYYAAGAAAVGLGSALLPREALVAGDHEQIAACARRFVEAAEV, from the coding sequence ATGAATCTGACGGAAGTACTATTGGAGTCGAGGCTGGTCGCGATTGTGCGCGGTATTAGCCGTGAAGCGGCAGTAACAGCTGGACAAGGCATGACGAGTGGTGGAATTCGACTGATGGAAGTCACGCTGAACACACCTGGAGCACATGATATTATTGCAGACTGGCGTGAGCGGCATGAAGGAAAGGCTTATGTCGGAGCTGGTACGGTACTGAATGTGCAGATGGCGAAGGAAGCGGTCGCTGCAGGAGCACAGTTTCTGGTGTCCCCCAATGTCGATCTGTCTGTCATTGAATATGCTGTAGAACATGGTGTCGAGATCTGGCCTGGAGCCATGACACCAACGGAGATTGTCGCAGCCCATGAGGCGGGAGCACGTGTTGTGAAGCTGTTTCCGATGGCGAGCCTGGGCATACCGTATCTGCGGGAGATTAAAGCTCCGCTGAACCATATCCCACTGTTGGCAACAGGCGGCGCTACACTGGAGAATATTGCTGACTATTATGCAGCAGGTGCTGCTGCCGTAGGTCTGGGAAGTGCACTTTTACCACGTGAAGCCCTTGTAGCAGGAGATCATGAGCAGATTGCAGCATGTGCACGGAGATTTGTGGAAGCAGCTGAAGTTTAG
- a CDS encoding glycosyltransferase, which produces MSTLSKKDPLHQSQSQEESQPPIEPNSQINGEQKEKQHQNQHESHVESQVKSQSNHRPSRRSVISKETRQPENLETLVQERILIASPVRQTTPVLREFLDSLHALERTTVKTDYLFVDDNEEEAASNILREFVLQHEGTVIQADEHSSDSPDNKGLYTKDEGGHYWQDEQIWRVAGLKNRILNYARDNEYDAVFLIDSDLVLHPRTLEQLVSSGKDIVSNIFWTRWQPGAREMPQVWLQDEYALYRRGGKSSAGNEAEDEGAQTTAFLNQLRIPGCYEVGGLGACTLIRKNVLAAGVSYDQIPNVSFWGEDRHFCIRAQALGFRLFVDTHLPAYHIYRLSELPGVAAFNRRARRGEETISITLCMIVKNEEASLARCLDSVNGITDEIVIVDTGSTDRTRQIASRYTDRIVDFEWVDDFAAARNFAFDQAKSEYILWLDADDVFEAEDRAKLIALKRSLDPAVDSVTMDYNLSFTAEGKVSYSLRRNRLVRRDRQFRWIGAVHEYLAVAGNLLHSDIAVTHKKDKEYTDRNLRIYRKREQTGEEFSPRDLYYFGNELKDHGQHEDAVKYYEKFLDTGLGWVEDQIAACQKIADCEAALKRSEQEVTALFRSFAYDLPRAEICCRLGGYFADREDYRKALFWYEQATRAVRPDDPMVVLNEAAWTWMPHLQLCVCYDRMGNRAKAREHNDIALAYHPTHPSMLYNDRYFKDLEKDNVLEKA; this is translated from the coding sequence GTGAGCACGTTGAGCAAGAAAGACCCGTTACACCAATCGCAATCGCAAGAGGAATCCCAACCTCCAATAGAGCCGAATTCCCAAATAAATGGGGAACAGAAAGAGAAGCAACATCAAAACCAACATGAAAGCCATGTAGAGAGCCAAGTAAAGAGCCAGAGTAATCATCGACCGTCCAGGCGTTCTGTTATATCGAAGGAAACCCGCCAACCGGAGAATCTTGAAACGCTTGTCCAGGAAAGAATACTGATTGCCAGCCCGGTTCGTCAGACAACTCCGGTGCTGCGTGAATTTTTGGATTCTCTGCATGCACTAGAACGAACAACAGTGAAGACGGATTATCTGTTTGTTGACGATAACGAGGAAGAAGCTGCGTCGAATATATTACGTGAATTTGTGCTCCAGCATGAAGGGACGGTTATTCAGGCAGATGAACATAGCAGCGATAGTCCTGACAACAAAGGGTTGTACACCAAGGATGAGGGAGGCCACTATTGGCAGGATGAACAGATTTGGCGTGTAGCTGGTCTAAAAAACCGCATTTTGAATTATGCACGCGACAACGAGTACGATGCTGTTTTCTTGATAGACTCTGATCTGGTGCTGCATCCGCGGACATTGGAACAACTCGTATCGAGTGGCAAAGACATCGTGTCCAATATCTTTTGGACCCGGTGGCAGCCGGGGGCCAGGGAAATGCCTCAGGTATGGCTGCAAGATGAGTATGCTTTGTATCGTCGAGGCGGCAAATCTTCAGCCGGAAATGAAGCGGAAGACGAGGGCGCGCAAACGACTGCTTTTCTGAATCAACTGCGGATACCAGGTTGTTACGAAGTTGGAGGGTTGGGGGCATGTACGCTCATTCGCAAAAATGTTCTGGCCGCCGGGGTTTCCTATGACCAGATTCCGAATGTATCCTTCTGGGGAGAAGATCGTCATTTCTGTATCCGTGCGCAGGCACTTGGTTTTCGCCTTTTCGTTGATACGCATCTCCCTGCGTACCACATCTACCGTTTGTCCGAACTGCCGGGGGTAGCTGCCTTTAACCGCAGAGCCAGACGTGGGGAAGAGACGATCAGCATTACGCTCTGTATGATTGTGAAAAATGAAGAAGCATCCCTCGCCAGATGTCTGGACTCGGTCAACGGCATTACCGATGAGATTGTGATCGTTGATACCGGTTCAACGGATCGTACCCGTCAGATCGCTTCCAGATATACGGATCGTATCGTTGATTTTGAATGGGTGGATGACTTTGCAGCAGCACGCAACTTTGCCTTCGATCAGGCGAAGAGCGAATATATTCTGTGGCTGGATGCCGACGATGTATTTGAAGCGGAAGATCGGGCGAAGCTTATTGCCTTGAAACGTTCGCTGGACCCGGCTGTTGATAGTGTCACAATGGATTACAATCTGTCATTTACGGCAGAAGGCAAAGTATCCTACAGTCTGCGCCGGAATCGCCTGGTGCGTCGAGATCGGCAATTTCGCTGGATTGGCGCGGTGCATGAATATCTGGCTGTAGCAGGCAATCTGCTGCATAGTGACATAGCGGTTACCCACAAGAAAGATAAGGAGTATACCGATCGGAATCTGCGGATCTATCGCAAGAGGGAACAGACCGGAGAGGAATTCTCACCGCGTGACTTATACTATTTTGGCAATGAACTGAAGGACCATGGACAGCATGAGGATGCGGTGAAGTACTATGAAAAGTTTCTGGACACCGGGCTGGGTTGGGTGGAAGACCAGATTGCGGCTTGCCAGAAAATTGCGGATTGTGAAGCTGCACTTAAACGATCAGAACAGGAAGTAACAGCATTGTTCCGATCATTCGCCTATGATCTGCCAAGAGCCGAGATTTGCTGTCGATTGGGTGGTTATTTTGCCGACCGTGAAGATTATCGCAAAGCCCTGTTCTGGTATGAACAAGCGACTCGTGCTGTACGTCCTGATGATCCTATGGTGGTGCTAAATGAAGCAGCCTGGACCTGGATGCCGCATCTGCAACTATGTGTCTGTTATGACCGGATGGGTAACCGTGCCAAGGCCCGGGAACATAATGATATCGCACTCGCCTATCATCCAACACATCCGAGCATGTTATATAACGATCGTTACTTTAAAGATCTGGAGAAGGATAACGTATTGGAAAAGGCTTAG
- a CDS encoding glycosyltransferase family 2 protein — protein MSFNKINPVKGFLVLHIRIPALHRLRIEDCDLSRHRVSGDFNRKKLEHGGEALDEHEVHGRPHITLSMIVRNEENRYLKQALETHRAWIDRAVIIDDGSTDGTVAMCRELLDGIPLVLVENASSRFADEVSLRKQQWEETVATDPEWILNLDADEILTSDFGAVRDLLLRGNEDAIYFRLFDMWSDTHYREDEFWQAHAYYRPFLIRYHPGMSYEWKETPQHCGRFPLTIQHWSYGCHAPRVKHYGWAREEDRIRKYERYQALDPEARYGWKEQYESILDQEPRLLAWVE, from the coding sequence TTGTCGTTCAACAAGATTAACCCCGTGAAAGGTTTCCTTGTCCTGCATATCCGCATTCCGGCTCTGCATAGATTGAGAATAGAGGATTGTGATCTGTCCAGACATCGGGTGTCCGGCGATTTTAATAGGAAGAAGCTTGAGCATGGGGGTGAAGCTTTGGATGAACATGAGGTACATGGAAGACCACATATTACCTTGTCGATGATCGTTCGTAATGAGGAGAATCGTTATCTCAAGCAGGCTTTGGAGACACATCGTGCCTGGATTGATCGTGCAGTAATCATTGATGATGGAAGCACGGATGGAACGGTGGCGATGTGCCGGGAACTTCTGGACGGTATTCCACTTGTATTGGTGGAGAACGCTTCTTCACGTTTTGCAGACGAAGTAAGCTTGAGGAAACAACAATGGGAAGAAACAGTGGCGACCGATCCGGAATGGATTTTGAATCTGGATGCGGATGAGATTCTAACCAGTGACTTTGGGGCTGTACGCGATCTGCTGCTTCGTGGCAACGAGGATGCGATTTATTTCAGATTGTTTGATATGTGGAGTGATACGCATTACCGGGAAGATGAGTTCTGGCAAGCCCATGCCTACTATCGGCCGTTTCTGATTCGTTATCATCCGGGGATGAGCTATGAATGGAAGGAAACACCCCAGCATTGTGGGCGTTTTCCGTTAACGATCCAGCATTGGAGTTATGGATGTCATGCTCCCCGGGTGAAGCATTATGGATGGGCGCGGGAAGAAGACCGCATCCGCAAATATGAGCGCTATCAAGCATTGGACCCTGAAGCAAGATACGGTTGGAAGGAACAGTACGAATCGATATTGGATCAAGAGCCACGACTGTTGGCATGGGTCGAATAA
- the xylB gene encoding xylulokinase, protein MSYVIGVDLGTSAVKTVLVNREGKVAFEASEAYPLYQPKAGYSEQNPEDWVEQTIVSLRKLLEVSGVQPSEIEGLSFSGQMHGLVLVDAEGKPLRNAILWNDTRTTAQCRRIEKVLDGKLLSIARNRALEGFTLPKILWVQENEPELLQQASLFLLPKDYVRYRLTGDYAMDYSDAAGTLLLDVAGKQWSNEIAEAFKLPISLCPRLVESFEEVGTLLPEIADQTGLAAATKVYAGGADNACGAIGAGILSEGQTMCSIGTSGVVLSYEERKDLDFEGKVHFFNHGEKDAFYIMGVTLAAGYSLSWFKDTFAADKSFDVLLQGIDQIPAGSNGLLFTPYIVGERTPHPDANIRGSFIGMDAGHKLEHFGRAVMEGITFSLRESIDILRGAGKTVNEVISIGGGAKNEAWLQMQADVFNATIVKLESEQGPAMGAAMLAAYGCGWFSSLQECATAFIRPAKSYEPNPETVAVYDGLFALYQEVYGQTRSLNDRLAEYR, encoded by the coding sequence ATGAGTTACGTAATTGGCGTCGATTTAGGAACCAGTGCGGTTAAAACCGTGTTGGTCAATCGTGAAGGAAAAGTGGCATTTGAAGCATCGGAGGCATACCCGTTGTACCAGCCCAAGGCTGGATACAGTGAACAAAATCCCGAAGATTGGGTAGAGCAGACGATTGTTTCCCTGCGCAAATTGCTCGAAGTATCTGGCGTGCAGCCTTCGGAAATTGAAGGTTTGAGCTTCTCCGGACAGATGCATGGACTGGTTTTGGTGGATGCCGAAGGTAAACCACTGCGGAATGCAATCTTGTGGAATGATACACGCACAACGGCTCAGTGCCGCCGGATTGAAAAAGTGCTGGATGGCAAGCTGTTAAGCATTGCCCGGAACCGCGCCCTTGAAGGTTTTACCTTGCCAAAAATTCTGTGGGTTCAGGAGAACGAGCCTGAATTGTTACAGCAAGCATCCTTATTCCTGTTACCCAAAGACTATGTGCGTTATCGCCTGACAGGGGATTATGCCATGGATTATTCCGATGCAGCAGGTACCTTGCTGCTGGACGTTGCGGGCAAGCAGTGGAGCAATGAGATTGCAGAAGCATTCAAGCTGCCGATCTCCCTATGTCCACGTCTAGTGGAATCGTTTGAGGAAGTGGGTACCCTGTTGCCGGAGATTGCGGATCAAACAGGTCTGGCAGCTGCGACGAAAGTATACGCAGGTGGCGCGGACAATGCATGCGGTGCCATTGGCGCAGGCATTCTGAGTGAAGGACAGACGATGTGCAGCATCGGAACGTCCGGGGTGGTGCTTTCCTACGAAGAGCGTAAAGATCTCGATTTCGAAGGCAAAGTACACTTTTTCAATCATGGGGAGAAAGATGCCTTCTATATTATGGGGGTAACACTTGCCGCAGGATATAGCTTGTCCTGGTTCAAGGATACGTTTGCAGCGGACAAATCCTTTGATGTGCTCTTACAGGGCATTGATCAGATTCCGGCCGGCAGCAACGGATTATTGTTCACACCTTATATCGTTGGGGAGCGTACACCTCATCCAGATGCGAATATCCGGGGCAGCTTCATCGGTATGGATGCCGGGCACAAGCTGGAGCACTTTGGACGTGCGGTGATGGAGGGCATCACCTTCTCGCTGCGTGAATCCATTGATATTTTGCGCGGCGCAGGTAAAACCGTTAATGAAGTCATCTCTATTGGGGGTGGTGCCAAAAATGAAGCCTGGTTGCAAATGCAGGCAGATGTCTTCAACGCCACAATTGTGAAGTTGGAGAGCGAACAGGGTCCGGCTATGGGGGCAGCAATGCTGGCTGCCTATGGATGTGGCTGGTTCTCGTCTTTGCAGGAATGTGCAACGGCGTTTATTCGTCCGGCGAAGTCCTATGAGCCGAACCCGGAAACGGTTGCTGTCTATGATGGATTGTTCGCACTGTACCAGGAAGTCTATGGACAGACACGTAGTCTCAATGATCGTTTGGCTGAATACCGTTAA
- the xylA gene encoding xylose isomerase, with product MAYFESVNKISFEGKDSKNPFAFKHYNPEEVVAGKSMEEHFRFGMAYWHTLTAGGSDPFGAETAVRSWDKYSGLDLAKVRVEAAFEFLEKMNLPFFCFHDVDIAPEGNNLREFYSNIDTIVDLIEDHMKSSGKKLLWNTANMFSNPRFMFGAASTCNADVYAHAAAQIKKGLEVGKRLGAENYVFWGGREGYDTLLNTDMQLEQDNIARMFHMAVDYAKEIGFDAQFLIEPKPKEPTKHQYDYDAATSIAFLQKYGLDKHFKLNLEANHATLAGHTFDHEIRVARTNGMLGSLDANQGDMLIGWDTDEFPVDMYDATLTMYEVLKNGGIGRGGVNFDAKVRRGSFEADDLFLAHIAGMDTYAKGLKVAAKLIEDRVFDDFIEKRYSSFSEGIGADVVAGKATLASLAEYALNNESPRKNQSGRQELLRAQLNQYILAD from the coding sequence ATGGCCTATTTTGAATCCGTTAATAAAATTTCATTCGAAGGTAAAGATTCCAAGAATCCTTTTGCTTTTAAACATTATAATCCAGAAGAAGTGGTAGCCGGCAAATCGATGGAAGAACATTTCCGTTTCGGTATGGCTTATTGGCATACATTAACTGCAGGCGGAAGTGACCCGTTTGGTGCAGAGACAGCTGTTCGTTCGTGGGATAAATACTCGGGTCTGGACCTCGCTAAAGTACGCGTGGAAGCGGCATTTGAATTTTTGGAAAAAATGAATCTCCCGTTCTTCTGTTTCCACGATGTGGACATTGCACCAGAAGGCAACAACCTGCGCGAGTTCTACAGCAACATTGATACAATCGTTGATCTGATTGAAGATCATATGAAATCCAGCGGCAAAAAACTGCTCTGGAACACGGCGAACATGTTCTCGAACCCACGCTTCATGTTTGGTGCAGCTTCGACTTGTAACGCAGACGTGTATGCTCATGCTGCGGCACAGATCAAGAAAGGTCTGGAAGTGGGTAAACGTCTGGGCGCTGAAAACTATGTATTCTGGGGCGGACGTGAAGGTTACGACACATTGCTGAACACAGACATGCAACTGGAGCAAGACAACATTGCTCGCATGTTCCACATGGCTGTAGACTACGCGAAGGAAATTGGTTTTGATGCACAATTCCTGATCGAGCCTAAACCGAAAGAGCCAACGAAACACCAATATGACTATGATGCAGCAACTTCCATTGCTTTCTTGCAAAAATACGGTTTGGACAAACACTTCAAACTCAACCTGGAAGCGAACCATGCTACACTGGCTGGTCACACATTTGATCACGAAATCCGCGTTGCTCGTACCAACGGTATGCTCGGTTCCCTCGATGCGAACCAAGGCGATATGCTGATCGGTTGGGATACGGATGAGTTCCCGGTTGATATGTACGATGCGACATTGACGATGTATGAAGTATTGAAAAACGGCGGTATCGGCCGTGGTGGTGTGAACTTTGACGCGAAAGTACGTCGTGGTTCCTTTGAAGCAGACGATCTGTTCCTGGCACACATCGCAGGTATGGATACGTATGCAAAAGGTCTGAAAGTAGCAGCAAAACTGATTGAAGATCGTGTATTCGATGACTTCATCGAAAAACGTTACAGCAGCTTCAGCGAAGGCATTGGTGCAGATGTGGTTGCAGGTAAAGCAACACTGGCTTCCCTAGCTGAGTATGCATTGAATAATGAAAGCCCACGCAAAAACCAATCCGGACGTCAGGAATTGCTGAGAGCACAACTGAACCAGTACATTCTGGCTGATTAA
- a CDS encoding ROK family protein, whose translation MKITGDQMLVKKINKSIVLDTIRRHAPLSRARVSEVTGLNKATVSNLVADLISDDLVQEIGPGESSGGRKPLMLLFRGTSGYAVGLELSVTHLKGVLTDLEGHIITEYAVTLEHHDVSSVLEQLKLAAKQLIEAAPASPHGVIGIGIGVPGMVDEAGTVLFAPNLGWEKVALRSMLEEEFELPVTIDNEANAGAHGELNFGAGIGVRHMIYISAGMGIGSGIMVDGELYKGAWGYAGETGHMSIEAEGLPCSCGNRGCWELYASEKAYEHPDHQLKLPAHTTRELIHYAEQGHKTVQKLYDTIGRKLGIGITNIVNSFNPERIIIGGPLSEAGPWIETALKQVVEERTLPYHRRSLQIEWAALGSRSTRVGAAYSAISQFLGKIRVSV comes from the coding sequence ATGAAAATAACCGGAGACCAGATGCTGGTCAAAAAAATAAACAAATCGATCGTTCTGGATACGATCCGGCGCCATGCCCCTCTTTCTCGCGCGCGAGTGTCCGAGGTTACGGGGCTGAACAAAGCAACGGTATCCAACCTCGTTGCTGATCTGATTAGTGATGATCTGGTGCAGGAGATTGGCCCTGGGGAATCCAGTGGCGGACGCAAACCACTTATGTTGCTGTTTCGGGGGACATCCGGCTATGCAGTCGGCCTGGAACTCAGTGTGACCCATTTAAAAGGCGTGCTCACAGATCTGGAAGGACACATCATTACAGAATACGCAGTGACATTGGAACATCATGACGTGTCCTCTGTATTGGAGCAATTGAAATTGGCAGCAAAACAGCTCATTGAAGCAGCTCCTGCTTCTCCTCACGGTGTCATAGGCATCGGTATCGGAGTGCCCGGCATGGTCGATGAGGCAGGAACAGTCCTGTTTGCACCCAACTTGGGGTGGGAGAAGGTAGCGCTGCGCTCCATGCTTGAAGAAGAATTTGAACTGCCTGTCACCATCGACAATGAAGCCAATGCTGGCGCTCATGGAGAGTTGAATTTTGGTGCAGGCATCGGTGTCCGTCACATGATCTATATCAGTGCAGGCATGGGGATTGGTTCAGGCATCATGGTAGATGGTGAATTATACAAAGGCGCGTGGGGTTACGCAGGGGAAACAGGCCACATGTCCATTGAAGCGGAAGGTCTGCCTTGTTCCTGTGGAAATCGTGGTTGTTGGGAGTTATACGCTTCGGAAAAAGCCTATGAACACCCGGATCATCAGCTGAAATTACCTGCTCATACCACACGTGAGCTGATCCATTATGCGGAGCAAGGCCACAAAACTGTTCAGAAATTATACGACACGATTGGACGCAAATTGGGGATTGGCATTACCAATATTGTCAACAGTTTCAACCCGGAACGTATTATCATTGGTGGTCCGCTCTCTGAAGCAGGTCCCTGGATAGAAACCGCGTTAAAACAGGTTGTGGAGGAACGTACATTACCTTATCACCGTCGCAGTTTGCAGATTGAATGGGCAGCTCTGGGCAGCCGTTCCACCCGTGTTGGTGCCGCTTACTCTGCAATATCCCAATTTTTAGGTAAAATAAGAGTTTCAGTCTAA
- a CDS encoding AraC family transcriptional regulator, producing the protein MLVLLNQKTFSINHFEIIHSPSRSLFEVNAGSDGAEYIVISYKAERGQTYDDEPLFVDDRKDPTQITYRVTLTQPMMLYEIANRMLEAQQQEGPSVLLQLKASFYQWVYQMLEQYYLQSPVVKTASPVELVIQTLEYLLQNYAKPHTLDSLAATMGRSPGHLSNCFKQVLNRGPIDCLIRLRMQKACKQLAETRLPLRMIASAIGYQDAYYFSNAFKKYMGVSPQKYRKRFVDEDVTSSAGRNHIVGSPAPCYIPLYDNDNYYQYLDGGSDEMLKNIKRVPVALLMAFGLLLNACSGGSSGNTGAATGDGSTAQSEATASQANSSSESNTNENAQATTRKVNTSMGEVEVPANPQRVVTDFFLGHILALDVKPVGSNGVFMQNHYLEGKVSGIEDISDNLEAITGLNPDLIVTGNAKSYDVYSKIAPTVFLDNSALVRDQVKELGVILGKEAEASAWLTDFEQKVTSAKESLSSIIKEGETVTVFDGGLSKDITLYGNAHTGRTIHGELDLPMNENVIRSIDPKVGWATISNELAESYAGDYIFMAVNAKAESYDYASDPVWGTLEAVKNNELYEIDGYKFYFSDPISVMGQIQDIVDMMEERALENTQK; encoded by the coding sequence TTGCTGGTATTGCTCAATCAGAAGACCTTTTCCATCAATCATTTTGAGATCATTCATTCTCCTTCCAGAAGTCTGTTTGAAGTTAACGCAGGTTCAGACGGAGCAGAGTATATAGTGATTTCGTATAAAGCAGAACGGGGTCAAACGTACGATGATGAGCCGTTGTTTGTAGATGATCGCAAAGATCCAACTCAAATTACATATCGTGTGACACTAACGCAGCCAATGATGTTATACGAAATTGCAAATCGTATGCTAGAGGCCCAGCAGCAGGAAGGACCTTCGGTTCTGCTTCAACTCAAGGCATCGTTCTACCAATGGGTTTATCAGATGTTGGAACAATATTATCTACAGTCTCCGGTCGTCAAAACAGCTAGTCCAGTCGAGTTGGTCATACAGACGCTGGAGTATCTGTTGCAGAACTATGCAAAACCTCATACGTTGGACTCTTTGGCGGCAACAATGGGGCGGAGTCCGGGCCATCTCTCGAATTGTTTCAAACAGGTGCTTAATCGTGGACCGATTGACTGTCTAATCCGTTTGCGTATGCAAAAAGCTTGCAAGCAATTAGCCGAAACAAGGCTTCCCTTACGAATGATTGCGTCAGCTATTGGGTATCAGGATGCGTACTATTTTAGTAATGCATTCAAAAAGTATATGGGTGTTTCTCCACAGAAGTACCGTAAGCGATTCGTAGATGAAGATGTTACATCCTCAGCAGGAAGAAATCATATTGTTGGCTCTCCAGCCCCATGTTATATTCCTCTATATGATAATGATAATTATTATCAATACTTAGATGGAGGGTCTGACGAAATGTTAAAAAATATAAAGAGAGTCCCGGTGGCTTTGCTGATGGCTTTTGGGTTGCTGTTAAATGCATGTAGTGGCGGTTCTTCAGGGAATACAGGGGCCGCAACGGGAGATGGAAGTACAGCTCAATCGGAAGCAACAGCTTCTCAAGCGAACAGTTCAAGCGAAAGTAACACAAATGAAAATGCCCAAGCAACGACACGTAAAGTGAATACTTCCATGGGTGAGGTCGAAGTGCCTGCTAATCCGCAGCGTGTCGTCACGGATTTCTTCCTAGGTCATATTCTGGCCTTGGATGTGAAGCCTGTGGGAAGTAACGGCGTATTCATGCAAAACCATTATTTGGAGGGCAAGGTTTCCGGTATCGAGGATATTTCGGACAATCTTGAAGCAATAACTGGACTGAACCCTGACCTAATCGTTACAGGCAATGCCAAAAGTTACGATGTTTATTCCAAAATCGCCCCAACCGTCTTTCTGGACAACTCTGCCCTCGTTCGTGATCAGGTTAAAGAGCTTGGCGTTATATTGGGGAAAGAGGCTGAAGCATCGGCATGGCTTACCGATTTTGAACAAAAGGTGACTTCGGCCAAGGAGAGTTTAAGCAGTATAATCAAAGAGGGAGAAACCGTTACTGTGTTTGACGGAGGCTTAAGCAAAGACATCACGCTTTATGGTAATGCGCATACGGGCAGAACGATCCATGGTGAATTGGACTTGCCTATGAACGAGAACGTAATACGCAGCATTGATCCAAAAGTGGGTTGGGCTACGATCTCCAATGAACTCGCCGAATCATATGCTGGTGATTACATATTTATGGCCGTGAATGCCAAAGCGGAATCATACGACTATGCGAGCGATCCGGTGTGGGGAACGTTAGAAGCAGTCAAAAACAATGAGTTATACGAGATTGATGGATATAAATTTTATTTTTCCGATCCGATTTCCGTCATGGGTCAGATTCAGGATATTGTCGACATGATGGAAGAACGAGCTCTGGAGAATACTCAAAAGTAG
- a CDS encoding glutaredoxin family protein: protein MENVIVYTSTNCPNCKSVKTFLADKGISYEERNIETSDEFAQQVWDMGVRAVPLTVIGEHRILGMNKTQFAKVLDA from the coding sequence ATGGAAAACGTAATTGTATATACATCAACGAACTGCCCGAACTGCAAATCCGTAAAAACATTCCTGGCTGACAAAGGGATCTCTTATGAAGAGCGCAACATCGAAACTAGCGATGAATTTGCACAACAAGTGTGGGACATGGGTGTACGTGCCGTGCCATTGACTGTCATTGGTGAACACCGCATTCTGGGTATGAACAAAACTCAATTTGCCAAAGTATTGGACGCTTAA